The Colius striatus isolate bColStr4 chromosome 23, bColStr4.1.hap1, whole genome shotgun sequence genome segment AGTGCACATACACTTGGAGTGAttagaaagggaaaagcagaggatttaaacaacacagagtcacagtgCTGGCTTGGAGTTACTCCAAATGTTCTCTGTTGTACCATAGAAATTGTAATCCTTGGGCGACTGCAACTTGGTTTTGCTGTTTGAGCGTTACCCAGAGAGACTTCAGCCAAGATGGGGCACAAGGCAAACACATCCTGTGGTCAAAAGGCTATGGGCAAAATAGAGGTGAATGTGTGTGCATTCCAACTAGACAAGCCAGAAATGGATATCAACTCTTGCAGCTGAGAAGAATGTGTATGCTGAGGCTAGCTGGATTCCATGGCCCAAGGAAGAGATGCTCACACCTTTACTGTGGTCTAAAGACATTAGAAAAACACTTTCATGCCTCCTTACTCTCACACGAGTGCTGTGCTACTGAAGTTCCTTCACTCATAGACTCACAGTTATTCCTCTGCTCAAGTTATTCTAAGTAAGCAATGTAACAGCTCTCTCCTCTGACCTTGTTTTTGACTCAGCAGTCCAGCCACACATAACTAAACCTGTTGCTGTTAGTGAGTTATTCAGGAGGCGCTGATGCTGAGCTATTAAAACTCCAGATAACTCTGCTTTTGGAAGCACTGGGAAAGGGAATGCTAACTGAGGCCTGGGTTTACATAATTTTCAGGCAAATTGAATCATATTTCACATCACTTTAACTgccttttgggaaaaaaactaTTGTATAATGAAGGAATATCAATTCAGTCTAGAGAAGGCAGAATGTGTTAACAGACACTGTTAAATTCTTGGGACACTAAAGATGCCACACGTTGATTTTAGACAATTCTtcattctgatttctttttcaataggAGCCCAGTAGATGGCACAGTATGTTCTTTGCCTGGTACTTCCATGAAGATGCATCTTTATGCCTGTGAAAAGTCAAGGTCCCGAAACTCACCTGTTTCCATTGTTGTCACTGCTGCTAAGTCTCAGCTCTCAGATTCTGTAGGACTGTGGAGAAGGGCTGTCTGTTGTGAGCTTCCCAGATCAGGGTGAAGCCAATGCTCATACTCCACTGAAAAAGCTCCAGCTGAGCCTGATGGAAATATGTTTTCTACAATGTGGTGATGTCTCCATGATACCTTCCTTGGGATTTGCTTAAATGCAAATCCCTTGATATATGTTTCATGCCAATTTGCATGGTCAGCATAGACTATTCCCAAAGAGTCTCTTTCCTGTCTGAGCTGACGTTTCTTGGATGGAAACTGAGCTGAGGTTTACAGACAGAATAATCTTGAGTTAAATTGAAAGTCTTGCAGTGATGAGCCATGTCCTTACAAGGTGAGGAACCTACCTGGAAAAACAAGGCTTGGGAAAGAGCATCTTCTCTCATGAGAGATCCCAATGTGTCGTTGAAGATGCACACAGCAGGCTTTACTTGGGGAATGGTGCTGCCTCTCTAGGATCCCACAGGCTGGCTTGTGCATTACACAGAGCTGGAGCTTGGGACACTGTGAACCCAGGAGGCTTTGCATGGCATCTGCAAGCACCGCTGGGCAGAGGGGTAACAGCCAGGGACAGCATGCTCATGGGACCAGCAGGACAATTTTTGAGCAAATCCACATGTTCCTGGGGAGTTATCAAGTTAGGAGTGCCTTTTTTGGAGATCTGAGGTTAGTCTCCAGTGAGGTGCCAAGAAAGGACCTGTTCTTACACCACTGTGGGACCCAGATTAAAGGCATCTTTGGCAAGGCCAGCTACAGCCATTCCTGTGTTCCCAGTCTCCAAATGATAGCAAGTCTGCAGCATCTGAACTAAGAAGCAGAGTTAACCCTTTAAATTCTTCTTTAAGCACTGCAGCTTAATTCCTAGTTCCAAAACATATCCACATTTGCTGTAAGAGAGCCATTTTCTCCACAACAAAGCTAGCACAAGCTGTTAACCCTGTGAGCACAGGGTGTGGTGAGGCAGATGACCTGGGAAGCATTGTGTGtaggagcagagcaggctggTGTGCAGCATTGCTGTGCTCATCTTGCATGAGCAGGGTAAGACTGCTGACGCCAACATGTTTCTcataattaaatatttctccTCTTGTGGAGTCTGCTGCCAGCTTGCATGTCTATTAGGTAAGAGCCATCCTTCTTGGTAATTCCATGTgctttctgcagcactgctctggaGGGTAATTTGGCCTGTCATGTGAACTGCCTTCCTGGGGAAGGCTATTGGGTTTTAATGCgtaattattcttttccttctgaaggaaaataaaatacaaggaGCCACTGCTGGCAAAGGCTGCATCTGAGGCAAGAAGGGAGGGCAGAGCTGAAATAACAAGCTGAATAATTCCAGGTATTCTTAACTTGCAGAATGACTCGGGTATTCTGCCCGCTCAGACACGGAGCTCAGGACCAAGAGGACGTCGCTCTTGGAGGACTGCTGCATACAGAGGCTTTCACCATGTATATATACCCTCTTATGTAAGACAAGTCTTGTTTTGTTGAGTCCTTTCCTGGGCACGCTCCCCTGGTACCCACAGGTGTCTCGGATTTGGCTGACAGGTAGTAGAATGGGCAGGAAGCACCAGGTGGGTCAGGGGAGTGTTGGGCAGATGTGaagttggaacagaagaggGTTGCCTTTGCTTTGTCAGCAATAAGCTTAGTTTGCCACCTGGTTACTGGAAGGCTTCCCAGattctttttgtcttctgctcTGAGTATGTGTGTACTTTGTTTAGGATAAATCCTAGCCCCATTCACGCTGATAGCTTTGCACTGTCCAGCGAGTCCAGGTGTTTTCTGTACTGATTACCAAATAAATCTATTGAAAGCAGCAGATCCGGCAGGAAACAAATGAACAGAtacaaaataaaacctcagCAGCCCTCTTTTAGATGAGATTCATCTCTTTCCCGACCTTTTCGTCTGGAAAAGACTCGGATTTGCTATGTAACTTAGTGAGTTTGGGCACATACTTTCCATTCATGTCAGGAGGGAAGGCAGAAGCAATTGTTTATTGTCAAGGTGTGCTTGGGGTACGTTTTATACAATCCCATTTGGTTTTAGTACGGCATTTACCCGTGCCAAAGCAAACTCTGAGAATTGGCTGCACTTCATTCCCAAAGCCTGGAACGGCATGTAACAGTCAATGGGTGTTTGTTTAACTCAAACTGCCGTTTCCATCGGTCTTATTACTGAGTAAAGAGGGCCGGCTGCATTATCAAAGAGGGGtgggggctggaaaggacctggaGGGACCATCTGCAGCCGGAGCCGCGCCGGCACAGCCGGGAGCTTCGCTGAGGGCGGCGGAGGCCGCGGCCGCGGCTGCAGCAACGCCAGTGCCGCTCCTCGCCGCTGACCGCCGCGCAAAGTCCCGTGCCGAGTCCGCTGACACCAGCAGCAGTCCGTGCTCCCGGGCTGTCCCCAGGCTCCCGGCGAGTTCCTGCCGCCGTGTGCTGTCGGGACCCCGCCGCCGAGGCCGACCCCAACGCGCCCGGGAACCTCGGCTACCCGGCGCCGCTTCCCGGCGGGCCCGCTCGGCCGCTGCGCGCTCGCCGCCGGCTGCTGCGCGGCGATTGGTGGGCGGCTGGGCCGGCGGCGGCTGCTATTGGGCGGGCGGCCACGGTCCGGCGCGTTGCGGCGCCCCGCGGCGGGcggagccgggccgggccgggccgggccgtgtCGCTCCCTGCCCGGGGTTccgcggcgccgccgcccccgctcGCCGCCGAGGCCAGCCGGGCGAGGCCGGGGCAGCGGGTGCCCGCCGGGGCCTGCTGGGCAAGGCCGGTGGCAGCAGGTGCCCGCCTCAGGGAGGGGAGCCCTCGGCGCCGTCGCCCCGCTGTTGACGGGCGGCCCCGGCCATGCCGCCCGCCAAGGCCGGCGGCAAGGGGGCCTTGGTGCTGCAGTGCGAGTGGGAGCAGTGCACCTACGTGGCCTCCAAGATGGAGGAGTTTTGCGAGCACGTgtcccagcacctgcagcagcatctccccGAGGAGCACCGGGACGAGGTGGACCCTCTCGGTAAGCAGCTAGCAGCCTCGGCTTTGCGGCTCCTGAGCCTCCTTCTTCTCTCAGAGAATTCCCTCCAGCGGGGAGCAGCGCTGGCTGTTGCAGGACTGGGAATCTCatgggggggagggagaaataaaagcagtggTGTTTCCCCATCTGCCGGAACCTGAGCTTTACCTGGAGAATTTTTGCGAGGCCTTTATGGGCTGTGTATctgctgtttgtgttgcagAGGAGTACACGTGTTTGTGGCAGGAATGCGGTTTCTGTTCACCAGAGAGCTCAGCTGACCTCATTCGCCATGTCTATTTCCACTGCTACCACACCAAGCTGAAGCAGTGGGGGTTGcaggccctgcagagccagtCAGACCTGAGCCATTGCCAGCTGGACTTCCAGAGCCGCAACATCATCCCCGAGACCCCAGATAACTTCCTGTGTCTGTGGGAGTACTGCGAGGTGAGAGCAGGTTTGGCTTTGCTCTGTGTCGTCAGCGACGTGGCAGCCAAGAGGAGGAATGTTGCTTGTCCTGCAGCATGACTGCATGCTGCCTGTTGACTCAGTACCTGTGTGAAACTCAGCTCTGCTCGTGTGAGGCCAGCTCGTGCTGATCCCTCCCCCCTGTTCTGTCTGCCCTTGCTCCCTGACAGAGATCATTTGACAATCCCGAGTGGTTCTATCGGCACGTGGAGGATCACAGCTTCTGTTTGGAGTACAAGGCACCAGGGAAGGAGAACCACGTGGTCCACTGTGGCTGGAAAGGTTAGTGGCTGCATGCAGGGCATCTCTGGAGAGCTTTGCAGAGGGCTGAGTTGCAGATGTTGTACAGGAGAACTCTGCACTCCTTGGCAGGGTTTCAGAGAGCCTCCTGAACTCTGGAAATACATGTGCATGGTCCTAACAGCAAAATATTCCTGTAACATTGCTGCAGTTGAGTACTTAGTACTGAACATCTCTGTTTAGTCAGTACCCAGTACCATGGCGGGGACCATGGTAGTCATAGGCCAGTATTCTCTTCCTGCTGCCACCCTGCTGAGGGCTTTGCAGAGCTGACCTGACCCTCGCTAGtccaaacagaagcaaaaagccCACATCAGGTCAGGGTGTGCCCACATCAGGTCAGGGTGTGCCCACATCAGGTCAGGGCGTGGGCCGTGGCCCCTGTGGGAAGGATCCTGACGGCGTCACGTCATTTCCACTCAGACTGTGACGGCAGCTTCAAGGGCCGCTGCAAGCTGCGGGAGCACCTGCGCAGCCACACGCAGGAGAAGGTGGTGGCCTGCCCGACCTGTGGAGGGATGTTTGCCAACAACACCAAGTTCTTTGACCACATCCGCCGCCAGACCGCCCTGGACCGTAAGCGCCTGCGGGCAGGGAGGTGCCCTGGGCCGGCGCTCTGGGCCTTCTGCTttccagagctgcctgtgccctgcaAGCAAAGGGCTCGGACGTGCTTGGGGACAACCTGGCTTCTCACTTGTTGCTCTTTGTCCTGTTCTCTCTGCTTTGATCTCTTTTGTCACCAccccttccctttcttcctgGCCCcaatgctgcagagcagaggtttCAGTGTTCTCACTGCTCCAAGAGGTTTGCCACGGAGAGGCTGCTCCGCGACCACATGAGGAACCACGGTGAgtgaaggctccttctctcCCAGCCGAGGCTCTGAAGAGCGTGTGCTCTCCCCTGCTTTGTGGCAATGCTTTCCAGCTGTTCTTTCCCACAGTGAACCACTACAAGTGCCCTCTGTGTGACATGACCTGCCCCCTGCCCTCCTCCCTGCGCAATCACATTCGTTTTCGGCACAGTGAGGAGCGGCCGTTCAAGTGTGACTACTGTGACTACAGGTGAGGACCAGGACTTTCCCTCTCTCCAGACTGGTGATGGAGGAGTGTCCAGAggggtatgtgtgtgtgtgtgctatGCAAGTGTTTAGCTTTATCTCTTGTTGTTTCCTTTTAGCTGCAAGAATCTGATTGACCTGAGGAAGCACCTAGACACGCACAGCAAAGAGCCAGCCTATCGCTGCGAGTTTGAGGCTTGCAGCTTCACTGCACGCTCCGTCTGCTCCATCAAACTGCACTACCGGAAAGTCCATGAGGTGggaagggagcagagggctctTCTGCTGTGTACTCTCTCCCAGTGAGGCTGAGAACTGCTAAGTGCCAACATGCTCTACAGaagcatgaggaaaaaaaagctaaagtCCTGTGGAGCGCCCCAGGCTGCCCGGTGCTGTAGGAATGCGAGGCCGGGTCGCTTTCCTCTTCTCACTGCTGCAATGATAACGGCATGTCAGTCTTCTCAGGGAACCTGATTCCTTCTGCCATGCTCGTGCTTGGGTACCAGGCCCTGTGCTCAGGCTCATGGGGTATTCACATCCCTCTCTTTGCCCTTCAGGGTGACTCAGAGCCCCGGTACAAGTGCCATGTCTGTGAC includes the following:
- the HINFP gene encoding histone H4 transcription factor; translation: MPPAKAGGKGALVLQCEWEQCTYVASKMEEFCEHVSQHLQQHLPEEHRDEVDPLEEYTCLWQECGFCSPESSADLIRHVYFHCYHTKLKQWGLQALQSQSDLSHCQLDFQSRNIIPETPDNFLCLWEYCERSFDNPEWFYRHVEDHSFCLEYKAPGKENHVVHCGWKDCDGSFKGRCKLREHLRSHTQEKVVACPTCGGMFANNTKFFDHIRRQTALDQQRFQCSHCSKRFATERLLRDHMRNHVNHYKCPLCDMTCPLPSSLRNHIRFRHSEERPFKCDYCDYSCKNLIDLRKHLDTHSKEPAYRCEFEACSFTARSVCSIKLHYRKVHEGDSEPRYKCHVCDKCFTRGNNLTVHLRKKHQFKWPSGHPRFRYKEHEDGYMRLQLVRYESVELTEQLLKDREKRGEALEGSAECVVLSEGEGHLRGIILEAPAEAPPAESSVAELQVAPLPPAPCPAAPQGAFPGAALPAQPEPSAPASPIVRVVNRTNEHGESETVYYILTSTSPEEPVAAAATGLPMELEENVMDRLQKTAEELGIQIV